A stretch of DNA from Pygocentrus nattereri isolate fPygNat1 chromosome 14, fPygNat1.pri, whole genome shotgun sequence:
GGAATGTTTTAGAGAAAATATTCACTATTTTTATCCACAAGACATGTCTAATTCTTCAATTCAGAACTGCTAACATTAgcagtcaatagtcacccaaatcgtttctatatatacacatccccaaaacgtctctcaacctgctcaaaaaactcaatataaataaacacgTAGATGTAATCTGAGCATGTTGAGAAAAGTTTTgcggatgtatttacagaaatgatttgggtgactattaaCTGTCTGTTAGCAGCTTTAGCTTCatagctctagtttaaactaaagaagcaaaatttggacactaaTTGgccttcagtgcttttctaggTACAGTGAAATGCATCAAAATTATTATCCATATTAATCAGTGGTATGATAAAGATACGGCAGAGCGAGATTAGGTTCAAATCCTGGAATGTTCCTTCGAACTAGCCATTAAAGTCCAACGTAAAATAGAATTCTCCATCCGAAGAAGAATTAGTCTGTAGCTGGAAAAATCTTTATTCTTTAGCGATGCACATCTAGGGAATATTCCTGGTATTGTTTGAGGCTTTGATGATGGCAGCTCGTTCTGAGCCTGTATTTGTGGTAATGTTCCAGCACGTGTTAGtccatgttttctgtaactgtacactgtGTAAACAGGACACTGCACTTGGGCAGcagagtggccagtgagcgtcTGAGATTAGGCACTGGGTCATTTTCGctgctctcctccctctctctctcgctctcttctctctctcctcctccctctgtttctccttGTCTGCTCTCAATCACAAACTCCACCTGCCAAAACTCCAGCCTTCGCAGCTCCTTCAACATCCGGCAGCTGCGTAGGACCATCATCTCGGTCAGCCTGCAGCTGCGCAAACGCAGCCAGCGTAAGTCCGGCAGGCGGCTCAAGCACAGCAGGCCGGGGCTCACCTCCCGGCCCCCCAGCCCCAGACTCTCCAGCCCTACCCAGCCTTCTCCCAGCCCCAGTGCCGCCATCTGCTTGCGGCTCCCTGTGTCCATTTCCAGATGCTTGAGGTGGGATAGTGCCTGCACACCTGGGGGAGCACAAGACCTAAGTCCGGATGCTGTCACCCGGATCATGTCCCGAAGCTCCAGCCGGCTCAGCCGCCCCCACAAGTTCAGACTCTGCAGGTGCTGATTGGTGAACGATGGCACATTGTCTAAAATCAGTGTTTCTATGGTGATGCCTGAAAAGGATGAGGACACTGGAGGTTTGTTTTGTCCATTGGAAGCAGCCACCACAGGATGGTCCAGCTCAGATGTCACAGGGGGATTCTGGGTGAAGAAACCAGGAGGGACCTCACAGCCATGCAGCTCCAAGATCTGTAAATATGGCGTTAGATTATTTTATAAGACAGGCCCTTCTAGTGGATGTAACTGCTCGCATCCacttaattttatattaatgcaGCAGGTTATATTGATCTTTGGCAATCTTAAATGATCTTAGTTTATTTTGCTTAGTAGTCTATTAAATTACTTAATGAATGTTGctacatttattatattatattgccATTTGATAAAAATAAGCCAACTGAGCCCTTGCATTACAATCATTTTACCACAATTATGGTGTGCTGTTAGGCACAACACATGACACCTTTAGTAatgaattataataatattcaaaaaTGTGGTGATAATTggctaaaataaatatattgggACATTATAAAAATCCCCCCAAACCACTGTGTAAACAGCACTGGTGTGCCATGACTACTGGAGTTTCAGTTCAGGCTATACATGCCAAAGTGTCTTTACGACAGTGCTTATTTCTACTAGCACCTCTGTGAAaatctagtagtatgttagtgctaagctagtAGCAATTCTCATGAACAATTTTTGGCTAGTCTGGATTTAATATGCACACTTAAAAGAAATTAGTCCAATCTACTGTAAACAAACATGACTGGTTGACTTCCTTGTCACTTcgtaattattttaatttaagttAATCAGACACATCAGGCATTCAGATTactcctgaagtcctaaacaATAGGAGAGCTTGCTCAGTTGTATCTACCCACATATCACAGAGATGTTGTTGTTGGGCATTTtgagaatttaacccttttgtttccaccCAAAATAAAAACTTGACAATGAAAGAAGAgtgttacaaataaaatacaagcatgatgattatgttaaatgaaaaatgaacaaaaaattacagatagtattttttaaagtcACATTTGTGCATTGTGTATTGTTAAAAATTGCACCAAACTGTACAAAACATGGTAACATTTTAGACTTAATGATATATTGAATTTTTTCCTAGAAAATACAATCAAATCATTCTGTGATCAGGATTTTCCAGCCATACCTGTAAGGttggagggaggagagagcaGCTAGGCAAGCCACGCAGGTCAGTGTGCAGTAGACTGAGCCTAAAGAGGCGAGGACATTTGGAAGCTAGAGTCTGCAGCCAGGGCTCAGAGAGGAAAGCACCACCGCGCGCAGACAGCAGCAAACCTCGCAGACGCAGATAACGCAGACCTCGACCCAGATACTGCCGTAATAACACCCATAACACACGAGAAGTCACCTaatagaaaaaagagaaaaatgtctAAACAGAGATCAACACTGTTTGAGTGATAGTTTAGCATAAAAATCAAGTTTGTACAATTTTACCCCTACCCCAAATATAGTGTTATCTAAGAAAATTTCAAGTGCACTAGAGCTATAAATTTAATATGCACAATATGGTCAAacgtatgtggacacccctcctaataaGTGTTTCAGCCATACCCATTTCTATCAAGTGTATAATATTAAGCATATAGCCGTGCAATCCCCACAGACAAACGAAtataaaagaatgaatgaaatattctcattgaatactttgttctgtacaaagttgaatgtgctgacaacaaaatcacacaaaaatcatcaatggaaatcaaatgtattaaccagtggaggactggatttggagtcacacacaaaattaaagtggaaaaacacactacaggctgatccaactttgaggtaatgtccttaaaacaagtcaaaatgagcctcagtattgtgtgtggcctccacatgcctgtatgatctccctacaacacctgggcatgctcctgatgatgtggtggatggtctcctgagggatctcctcccagacctggactaaagcatccgccaactcctggacagtctgtggtgcatggagtgagatggatggatgtggtggatggagtgagacatgatgtcccagatgtgctcaatctgattcaggtctggggaatgggtgggccagtccatagcttcaatgccttcatcttgcaggaactgctgacacactccagccacatgaggtctagcattgtcctgtattaggaggaacccagtgccaaccgcaccagcatatggtctcacaaggggtctgaggatctcatcttggtacgtaatggcagtcaggctacctctggcgagcacatggagggctgtgcggccctccaaagaaatgccaccccacaccattactgacccactgccaaaccggtcatgctgaaggatgttgcaggcagcagatctctctccacggcatctccagactctgtcacgtctgtcacatgtgctcagtgtgaacctgctttcatctgtgaagagcacagggcgccagtggtaaattagccaatcctggtgttctctggcaaatgccaagcgtcctgcacagtgttgggctgtgagcacaacccccatctgtggacgtcgggccctcataccatcctcatcgAGTctgtttctaaccatttgtgcaaccattgttgccctcctacggcctcctccacgtctcctggtgtactggcctgtctacttgtagcgcctccagcctctggacactacgctgacagacacagcaaaccttcttgccacagcttgcattgatgtaccatcctggatgagctgcactacttgagccacttgtgtggattgtagagtccgtctcatgctgaCCTGAGCcgcttggagttatattgtgttgtttaagtgttccctgtatttttttgaacagtgtatATATTCAAAAGAAACTCCATCAATTCATGTTTACTATTTCGGAATCAGCACACAGCACTCTAAAGAGGACATAAATCTCAGATGACTTCTCCAAACTTAGATGAAATCTTTACAAAGAGTagaaatcaatgtgatgagccAGTAATTAAtcttactgttactgagctcatttaaggCATGATGAAACTAATAATCTCCTCAGTAGTCGACATGTTTGGTTGCAAATATTTGgcttaaataatgaataaatatttcattaaatgtattaactgaataattacatgaagaaaaTCACCAACCAGCTACAGCGAGAATTAAGTTCGTAAAAGGTTTTTTAGATGCGTCTTAACAAAATGTATGCTAAAGGTATTTAGGATGTTAATTTATGtattgtaatggaatacattaCTGAACACAACTGGAACAGtctattcagtattcagccatgACTGCTTTTTCTAAGCATTTTGCCCAATtttagggggcagtcatgggttggaggttagggaaccagccttgtgacaagaaggtcgccggttcaatccccagagccgtccttgagcaagacacctaacccccaacagcTCCCCGGGTGCTACGGATTGGGCtccccaccactctgggcaggtgtgctcactgccccctagtgtgtgtgctcactagagtgtatgtggtgtttcacttcacggatcggtcaaatgcagaggtgaaatttccccattgtgggactaataagggtctcttaatctttaaTCTTAATATTAACCATGTCTGTGAATCAATAACACCAAGTGAATTCCAGATCCAGCACTGGCTTCAACAATTATGAAGACTGGCAGTAGCAAAAGCTACACATAAATACACTTTTCATACAAattaaaacatcaaattaaCGAAATCAGCAAACAGCTGCTCTTACCCCTTTCCATGTTGAAAGGTCTACAACACGCCACAGTCTCTGGTCTTTCACTAACCGTTTCCAGCGCTTGCACACTCtgcatataaaaataataataaattaaaaagttaTTCTCAGCCATCAGCAAAGTAAAAATTCTGTCCATTGCCTGTGTGTTTACTCATCGTTTTGCCAAAAGCGCTGTAAAAGACTGAAGTTAGCTTTCTATTCGCCTGCTTCTTGTTTCGagtttcccgttccactttaaatgttgCAGCTCTCTGCtgcacaacttaaggtggaacgggaaaattctccAACTTCGTCTATAAGTTTCATTTCCGgagatacttttttttattttacactgtgAAATTGCTCTGTAACCCACAAATCAGGTTTCACACAGAAGCAACTTaccaaaatacagaaaaacaac
This window harbors:
- the LOC108431909 gene encoding F-box/LRR-repeat protein 12 — encoded protein: MQHPVEQPFVYEMADMKALDCFPENILIEILSYLNVRELVRNGRVCKRWKRLVKDQRLWRVVDLSTWKGVTSRVLWVLLRQYLGRGLRYLRLRGLLLSARGGAFLSEPWLQTLASKCPRLFRLSLLHTDLRGLPSCSLLPPTLQILELHGCEVPPGFFTQNPPVTSELDHPVVAASNGQNKPPVSSSFSGITIETLILDNVPSFTNQHLQSLNLWGRLSRLELRDMIRVTASGLRSCAPPGVQALSHLKHLEMDTGSRKQMAALGLGEGWVGLESLGLGGREVSPGLLCLSRLPDLRWLRLRSCRLTEMMVLRSCRMLKELRRLEFWQVEFVIESRQGETEGGGEREESEREREESSENDPVPNLRRSLATLLPKCSVLFTQCTVTENMD